GGATCAACAAGCGCAACGTCGGCCAGCACCACGTCGGCGTCCGCGACCTGGCGGTCATGCTCCTGGCCATCTGGTTCGTCGGCAACATCCCGCAGTTCCTCGGCTTCGACGGCATGCCGACGAGCTTCGCGCTGGGGCTGGCGTTCCCGCGGGAaggcgccgcggcgaggtccGTCGCCGACGCGCTCGCGCCGCCGGTGAAGGGCATCATGCTGCCCTTCTACTTCGCGACGATCGGCATGAGGATGAACTTCAACTCCATGTCGGGCGCCATCATCGTGCCCGGCGTGCTCATTACGCTGCTCGGCCTTTTCGGCAAGGCcattggcgccgccgccgtcgcctcctacCTCAGCATGCCGCTCTCCGACGCGCTCCGCTTCAGCGTCCTCCTCAACATCAAGGGCCACGTCGACACCATGAACATGAAGTTCGCCAAATCAGAAGGGGTAGGTAACCGATCGAACACTTGATGCGCCATGACAACGTCGGCAATGGAGCAACTCATCGGAATTCCGGATTATTTGTTTGCGCGGCGCAGGTGTGGGCGGAGCAAGCGCTGTACGCGATGATCATCGGCAACTTGATCAGCACCCTCGTCGCCGgtccggtggtggcggtggtgcggcggaaggaggaggaggcgtacAGGACGAGGCACCAGGCCATGGAGTCGTTGGGCGCGGAGCAGGAGCTCCACATGCTCGCCTGCGTGCACAGCGCGCACGCCGCGCCGGGCATGCTCAGCTTGGTGGAGCTCCTGGTGAGCGAGCCGCAGGAGCAGCCCGCCGTCCATGTCCTCCACCTGTTCGACGTCGGCGAAGAGCGCGTCGTCCGGATCCCGTACCACCAGCGAAtccgtgacgacgacgacggcggaggacgagacgaacgcggcggcggccgcgacgccgtCACGCGGATGAACACGATCGTCGACCTCTTCTCCCGCGCCACGGGCATCTGGTTCCGCCAGATCGACGTGgtgtgccgcggcggcgcggccctgtacgacgccggcgccgtctgccgcgcggcggagggcgtccacgcccgcctcctcctcgccccctGCCACAAGGAGCAGCGCTACGACGGCAAGATGTGGTGCCGcctcggcgggcggcgggagctgAACCACGGCGTGCTGTCGCGGGCGCCGTGCACCGTGGGGCTCCTCGTCGACCGCCCCTACCGGAACAGCGGCACCAGCTTCAACGTGCCCagcagcgtggcggcggaggcggcggccacgagcggcggcggcaggacgCTCCTCCACCCGTGCAGCGACAGGGCGGTGAcgcacgtcgtcgccgccgtgttcttcggcggcgccgacgaccgcGAGGCCGTGTCGCTCGCCTCCCGCCTCGCCGAGCACCCGTCCATCGGCCTCACGG
The Oryza glaberrima chromosome 8, OglaRS2, whole genome shotgun sequence DNA segment above includes these coding regions:
- the LOC127781513 gene encoding cation/H(+) antiporter 2-like isoform X1 is translated as MQARWQDPTTFAPTSTPSLSPPSPASPSTRSSSSPSRPSPSSSSPSSSTSSSAATTSPASSPRSSYVILSRLIDPPSTFLEFIIDRIVCVQAGVVVGGMGLRSAIVHVDVDNVEDMYGGYISAARILYMFLVGLDMDIAALRHATHRCVAFTYATVAASLLLAAVVSSGMYGSMMHSPVKTPELLAATLMLALTNTSSIAVARIAAELKLTVTENGRLVVAAGIATNLICILGDGVLSSTTRAKGKIEGVARGEHQIRKGFLALAVAAGAVWMVRPAVTRINKRNVGQHHVGVRDLAVMLLAIWFVGNIPQFLGFDGMPTSFALGLAFPREGAAARSVADALAPPVKGIMLPFYFATIGMRMNFNSMSGAIIVPGVLITLLGLFGKAIGAAAVASYLSMPLSDALRFSVLLNIKGHVDTMNMKFAKSEGVWAEQALYAMIIGNLISTLVAGPVVAVVRRKEEEAYRTRHQAMESLGAEQELHMLACVHSAHAAPGMLSLVELLVSEPQEQPAVHVLHLFDVGEERVVRIPYHQRIRDDDDGGGRDERGGGRDAVTRMNTIVDLFSRATGIWFRQIDVVCRGGAALYDAGAVCRAAEGVHARLLLAPCHKEQRYDGKMWCRLGGRRELNHGVLSRAPCTVGLLVDRPYRNSGTSFNVPSSVAAEAAATSGGGRTLLHPCSDRAVTHVVAAVFFGGADDREAVSLASRLAEHPSIGLTVFRFVKRSTYDSVTSTKVDELDMAFQEGDVDERFLWRFYERYAATEMAMYVEKVVERPADVEETLAGMAGMFSLVIVGRGGRQPPELLAGLERWADAGGEMGPAAAILASNDSLEMGSVLVMQQHTVVIKQ
- the LOC127781513 gene encoding cation/H(+) antiporter 15-like isoform X2 codes for the protein MARSYYICSHIDPLALSPIPGIALDTLFLVAIQALAVILVSKFFHLFLRRYNQPSVISQILAGVVVGGMGLRSAIVHVDVDNVEDMYGGYISAARILYMFLVGLDMDIAALRHATHRCVAFTYATVAASLLLAAVVSSGMYGSMMHSPVKTPELLAATLMLALTNTSSIAVARIAAELKLTVTENGRLVVAAGIATNLICILGDGVLSSTTRAKGKIEGVARGEHQIRKGFLALAVAAGAVWMVRPAVTRINKRNVGQHHVGVRDLAVMLLAIWFVGNIPQFLGFDGMPTSFALGLAFPREGAAARSVADALAPPVKGIMLPFYFATIGMRMNFNSMSGAIIVPGVLITLLGLFGKAIGAAAVASYLSMPLSDALRFSVLLNIKGHVDTMNMKFAKSEGVWAEQALYAMIIGNLISTLVAGPVVAVVRRKEEEAYRTRHQAMESLGAEQELHMLACVHSAHAAPGMLSLVELLVSEPQEQPAVHVLHLFDVGEERVVRIPYHQRIRDDDDGGGRDERGGGRDAVTRMNTIVDLFSRATGIWFRQIDVVCRGGAALYDAGAVCRAAEGVHARLLLAPCHKEQRYDGKMWCRLGGRRELNHGVLSRAPCTVGLLVDRPYRNSGTSFNVPSSVAAEAAATSGGGRTLLHPCSDRAVTHVVAAVFFGGADDREAVSLASRLAEHPSIGLTVFRFVKRSTYDSVTSTKVDELDMAFQEGDVDERFLWRFYERYAATEMAMYVEKVVERPADVEETLAGMAGMFSLVIVGRGGRQPPELLAGLERWADAGGEMGPAAAILASNDSLEMGSVLVMQQHTVVIKQ